A genomic region of Arvicola amphibius chromosome X, mArvAmp1.2, whole genome shotgun sequence contains the following coding sequences:
- the Capn6 gene encoding calpain-6 — translation MGPPLKLFKNQKYQELKQECVKDGRLFCDPTFLPENDSLFFNRLLPGKVVWKRPQDISDDPHLIVGNISNHQLIQGRLGNKSMIPAFSCLAVQESHWTKTIPNHKEQEWDPRKPEKYAGIFRFRFWHFGEWTEVVIDDLLPTINGELVFSFSTSMNEFWNALLEKAYAKLLGCYEALDGLTITDIIMDFTGTLAEIVDMQKGRYTDLVEEKYKLFGELYKTFTKGGLICCSIESPGQEEQEVETDWGLLKGHTYTMTDIRKLRLGERLVEVFSAEKLYMVRLRNPLGRQEWSGPWSEISEEWQQLTVTDRKNLGLVMSDDGEFWMSLEDFCHNFQKLNVCRNVNNPVFGRKELESVVGCWTVDDDPLMNRSGGCYNNRDTFLQNPQYIFTVPEDGHKVIMSLQQKDLRTYRRMGRPDNYIIGFELFKVEMNRRFRLHHLYIQERAGTSTYIDTRTVFLSKYLKKGNYVLVPTMFQHGRTSEFLLRIFSEVPVQLRELTLDMPKMSCWNLARGYPKVVTQITVHSAEGLEQKYANETVNPYLVIKCGKEEVRSPVQKNTVHAIFDTQAIFYRRTTDIPIIIQVWNSRKFCDQFLGQVTLDADPSDCRDLKSLYLRKKGGPTAKVKQGHISFKVISSDDLTEL, via the exons ATGGGTCCTCCTCTGAAGCTCTTCAAAAACCAGAAGTACCAAGAACTGAAGCAGGAATGCGTCAAAGATGGCCGGCTTTTCTGTGACCCCACATTCCTACCAGAGAATGATTCTCTGTTTTTCAACCGGCTGCTTCCAGGAAAGGTTGTGTGGAAGCGTCCTCAG GACATTTCTGATGACCCCCATCTGATTGTGGGCAACATCAGCAACCACCAGCTGATCCAGGGGAGACTGGGGAACAAGTCAATGATCCCGGCATTTTCCTGTCTGGCTGTTCAGGAGTCACACTGGACAAAG ACAATTCCCAACCATAAGGAACAGGAATGGGACCCTCGAAAGCCAGAAAAATATGCTGGAATATTCCGCTTCCGTTTCTGGCATTTTGGAGAGTGGACTGAGGTGGTGATTGATGACTTGCTGCCCACCATCAACGGAGAGCTGGTCTTCTCATTCTCCACCTCCATGAATGAGTTTTGGAATGCTCTCCTGGAAAAAGCTTATGCAAA ACTGCTAGGCTGTTATGAGGCCTTGGATGGTTTGACCATTACTGATATCATCATGGACTTCACGGGCACATTGGCTGAAATCGTTGACATGCAAAAAGGAAGATACACTGATCTTGTTGAGGAGAAGTACAAGCTGTTTGGAGAACTGTACAAAACATTCACCAAAGGAGGCCTAATTTGCTGCTCCATTGAG TCTCCcggccaggaagaacaagaagTTGAAACAGACTGGGGACTACTGAAGGGCCATACCTACACCATGACTGATATTCGCAAGCTCCGCCTCGGAGAAAGACTCGTGGAAGTCTTCAGTGCTGAGAAGCTGTATATGGTTCGCCTGAGAAACCCATTGGGAAGACAAGAATGGAGTGGCCCCTGGAGTGAAAT TTCTGAAGAGTGGCAGCAACTGACTGTAACAGATCGCAAGAATCTGGGGCTTGTCATGTCTGATGATGGAGAGTTTTG GATGAGTCTGGAGGATTTTTGCCACAACTTTCAAAAACTGAATGTCTGTCGCAACGTGAACAACCCTGTGTTTGGCCGCAAGGAACTGGAATCAGTGGTGGGATGTTGGACTGTGGATGATGACCCTCTGATGAACCGATCAGGAGGTTGCTATAACAACCGTGATACCTTCCTGCAGAATCCTCAG TACATCTTCACTGTGCCCGAGGATGGTCATAAGGTCATAATGTCGCTGCAGCAGAAGGACCTACGCACTTACCGCCGAATGGGAAGACCTGACAATTACATCATTGGCTTTGAGCTCTTCAAG GTGGAGATGAACCGCAGGTTCCGCCTTCACCACCTGTACATTCAGGAGCGTGCTGGAACTTCCACCTATATCGACACCCGTACTGTGTTTCTGAGCAAGTATCTGAAGAAGGGCAACTATGTGCTTGTTCCAACTATGTTCCAGCATGGCCGCACCAGCGAGTTTCTGCTGAGAATCTTCTCTGAAGTGCCTGTCCAGCTCAG gGAGCTGACATTGGACATGCCCAAGATGTCTTGCTGGAACCTGGCACGTGGCTACCCAAAGGTGGTTACCCAGATCACTGTTCACAGTGCTGAGGGACTGGAGCAGAAGTACGCCAATGAAA CTGTAAATCCGTACCTGGTCATCAAgtgtggaaaggaagaagtccgTTCCCCTGTCCAGAAGAATACTGTGCATGCCATTTTTGACACCCAGGCCATTTTCTACAGAAGGACCACTGACATTCCTATTATCATCCAG GTCTGGAACAGCAGAAAGTTCTGTGATCAGTTCCTGGGGCAGGTTACTCTTGACGCTGACCCCAGCGACTGCCGTGATCTGAAATCTCTGTACCTGCGTAAGAAGGGTGGTCCCACTGCCAAAGTCAAGCAAGGCCACATCAGCTTCAAAGTGATCTCTAGTGATGATCTCACTGAGCTCTAA